DNA sequence from the Marinilongibacter aquaticus genome:
TTATAGAAGGCATTGCCGAAGAAGACGAAGTCAACTTTAAGGTATTCGATCGCTGGGGGCAATTGGTTTTCGAATCTGAAAACTACAAAGCCGATTTCCCGGGTGAAGGAAACGGCTGGGATGGCCGCAGCAACAAAGGAATTGGATTGGAGAAAAATCCGAAAAAATTGCCAAACGGCACGTATTACGTCGTGCTCGAAAGCAAAAACAATAACCTGTTCCAAGGCAAACCATATATAAATTTCATAACAATCTATGGGGCAGGAAACTAAAGAAATAAAGGGTGGTGCAAGCCACCAAAGCAAAACTATAAAGTGTATGAAAGGCTTGAAGTTTACACTATTCGTTCTTTTTGGAGTATTGGGCATTAGCCCTAAGCTCAAGGCACAGCAGGAAGTCATGTACTCTCAATACATGTTCAATACTTTGGCGGTAAACCCCTCTTACGCCGGAAGCCGTGATGTGCTCAGTCTTACGCTGCTAGGGCGATACCAATGGATAGGTGTGCCGGGCTCGCCTACCACTTATTCTTTCACTCTGGATATGCCCTTGAGAAACGAAAAAATGGGCTTGGGTTTAATGGCCTATTCCGATGCCATTGGCGTGGCCCGTACAACCGGATTGAATGTGCCCTATGCCTACCGCATGCGAGTAGGCCAAAGAACAACCTTGGCCCTTGGTGCACAAATCGGGCTCGACTACATCAGCAACAACCTGTCCAATGTGGCCAATATCGAATCTTCCGATCCGGTTTTCGATGGTTCAAACGATATCAACAAAATTTACCCCAATGCAGGCTTAGGTTTTTTCCTAAGCAACGACAAAGCCTATTTGGGTTTTTCCGTACCCAAAATCATTCAAAATAAACTCGGTGTCTACTCCAATGGAACGGAAGAAATCACCCAAAGGCAAGCCCGTCATTTTTATGCCATGGCTGGGGTAGTTATCGGGCAAGGCAATGTAAAAATAAAACCTTCGACCATGTTTCGCTGGACAAAGGGCACCCCGCTTGGCTTCGACCTGAATGTAAACGTTTGGCTTAGAGATAAAATCGCCCTCGGCGTATCGGGAAGGAAATCGCAAGCCACACTCTCGGGCCAAGATGTCATGGATGCCTTGGTCGGTATGATCGAGCTGCAATTGACTCCGCAAATTCGAGTGGGTTATTCTTACGATTACAATATGACCTCGATAAACGGCCAATACAATGCGAACACCAATTTCGTCAAAAAGCTTACGGGTACTCCAACGCACGAAGCCCTGCTGCGTTACGAGTTTGGTTACGGCAAGGATAAAATTTTGACACCGCGATATTTTTAATTTGGCGACTCATCGGCCAATGAACGTTTGACTTATGCGACAACTGACTCGATTCTTCTTTTTTGCATGCTTTGCCACGATGCTGATCGGCAAGGTCAATGCCCAGTCCGCTTATCTCAAACTTGCCGATAAACATTTCAGTGATATGGCTTACGCCCAAGCCATTGGAGCCTATGAAGCCGCATTGGAAAAGAAAATCGGTCCAAAAGAAGCAGAATATGCACGCGTGAAACTTGCCGAGAGTTATCAAAAAGTGAAAGACTACCAAAATGCCGAAAGAGTATACCGCAGCCTTTTCGCTTCCAGCACAAACCTCGAAGCCAAACTCTATCTCAAATATGCCCAGATATTGGCCAGCAATGGCAAATACTTAGAATCTCAAGAAATTTACGCACAGTACAATGTACTCGCCGACCAAGACCCCCGAGGCAAAGCCTTTTCCACACTCTACAACGACATTTCCGTTTTGTCGAGAAATGCAAAATGCTACAATGTCAATTATTTAAACCTGAATACCTCCGCTTCGGAATTCAGCCCAGCCTATTACAGAAATGGCTTGGTTTTTGTCTCAAACAGAAGCAATGCAGTAGGGCTGAAACGCGTATTCTCTTGGAACCAAACGCCTTTTCTTGATTTATTTTACCTTCAAGATACGGGTACATTGGGCGATGCACAAGCCAGCCTAGGCGGAAGTAGCGGATCGAACGATCGCTCAAACAGAAAGAAAAAAGGAAGCCGCTTGGGCGATGACGAATACACCGCTCCAACGGCAAACGACTCGCGTACAATTGGCACCTATGGAGGCACAAATATCAATGCCGGTTTAGGCTATGCCGACGAGCCCAAAACAGAATCGCAGCGTTTTTCAGGAACAATAAACACCAAATACCACGAAGGGCCGAGTGCGTTTTTTAAAGACGGGCAAAAAGTGATTTTTACCCGAAACAATTTCCTGAACGGAAGAAAGGGCTCAGATTCCCAAGGCATCAATCGCTTGAAACTTTATGAAGCAACAGCAGGACAAGACGGTTGGGGAAACATCAAAGAATTGCCCTTCAACAATGACGAATATTCAACGGGTCACCCGTCTCTATCACCCAATGAAGACCTCCTCTTTTTTGTATCCGATATGCCCGGCGGCTTTGGCGGGACAGACCTCTACGTTTCGAAATGGGAAAACGACACTTGGTCTTCCCCCCTTAATCTCGGGCCGAATGTAAATACCGCAGGAAACGAAATGTTTCCTTTTATTGATGAAAACGGCAACCTCTATTTTTCTTCTGAAGGCTGGCCCGGTGCTGGCGGTCTCGATATTTTCTACGTGACAATGGATGGTGAAAAACCGAAAGGGAAACCCGACAATCTGGGCATTCCGATCAATTCGAACAAAGATGATTTTGGTCTGATCACCGATGGCCTTCGAGAAAAGGGCTACTTCAGCTCGAATAGAAAAAGAGGTGGCGACGATGACGACATTTACAGTTTTGAGCGTCATTGTGCACTGGAAATGGGTTGCGACCTTATTTTGGCTGTTTACGACGAAGAAGTCAAAATGCCATTGGACAATGTCACGATTACCTATGGCGACGAATCGGGTGCATTAAAAGAAGTATTGACCGACGAAAAAGGCAATGTTTTGATCGAAGATTTAGCCGAAGGGCACGAATATACTTTCCAGGCCAGTCGAGAGGGTTATTCCACCAATACGGTGAGTTTCATTACGGAAGACTGCGGCAACGAACCGAGCAAAATCGAAATCCCATTAAGTGTACCGAAAGCCCTGGCCGAAGGGCTTAATGACCCAAACGGTTTAAATGGAAATGAATACAATTCGGATCTGCAATGCATTCTGACCGGGCACATTTTTGTACAGAATACAACCCAAGCTCTCGAAAATGTAAAAGTCACCCTGCAAAGCCTGTGCGACAGCACGGTACAAACCGCCTATACCGATGCCACAGGTCTTTACCAATTGTTGGTGCAAGAAGGCTGCGATTACACAATTTCTGCTTCGAAAGGGCTTTATGCCGCACAAACCAAATTGCTGAACAAAGTAAAATGCACGGAAGACGGCATATCGGAAAACATTTATATGTTCAGCAGCGGCGATGTGGTTAAAATCGAAAATATCTATTTCAATTACGGAAAATACAGTATTCGCCCCGATGCACAGGAAGGTCTCGACCGTTTGGTGAACGTACTGCGGGAATATCCCGAAATGAAGATTTCTTTGGCTTCACATACGGACAGTCGCAGCTCGAAGGATTTCAACCAAAAACTTTCAGAGAATCGGGCCAAAGCCACGGCAGAATATTTGTACAAACGCGGCGTGAACCGTTCGCGAATACTTTCGGTGAAAGGCTATGGCGAAAGCATGATTTTGAACGGTTGCGTGGATGGCGTCAAATGCTCAGAAGCACAGCATCAGGCCAACAGACGCACTGAATTTAAAATAGAGCAGATGCAGTAAGATTTGAATCAGGGGAACACAATCTAAAAAAAAGCCTTTTACTTTGCACCACGCCTCCGATTAAATCTTATGAGAAAAACAATCCTATTTCTACTTCTTCCAATTGCCGCATGGGCCCAATTGAGTCTTTCTGAAAATTATCAGTTCAATGCATTGGCCAACAATCCGGCCTTTGCGGGTGAACGTGGAAATTTTGGCGTAACGGCCATGTTGGGCCAGCAGTTCAACGGCACTCCAACACCATTCCAAGTTTCGCAGATACTTTCGATCGAAGGAAAATTGAACAATGAAAGCAATGCTTTGGGCTTTCAAGGTTATCGCTCGGCAATTACAGGCTATGTAAACAACGGCCTTTCGTTTATATATAGCCACGAATGGAAAACCGATAGCGATGTCCGGCTGAAATTCGGCCTGAATGCAGGTTTTTTGGTGGCCCCAAACTACATCGGCACTACGAATATTGTGAACCGCTTCAAGCCCTATTTTGGCCCTGGTTTTGCCGCTATGTTTCAATCAGGATTTTTGGGCATTGGAGCCCCTTCACTTATTGGCCAAGCCGACGCCTATACGCAAATAGACAAAAACATAAAGGCCATGGGCGGGTATCGCTTCGGAAGTGACGAAGGGCTGGCTTTGAATATCAGCGTTTTGGGCAGCATAGCCACCAGGCCCGAGGACCAATCGGCCATACACACAAACTTCAAAGCTTGGTTGGCCAACAAATTGGGCATAGGGGCTTCGTTCAGGTTTCAAAATGGCTTGCACAAAACAATCCCGACCTTAGAGCTACGCGTATCCGAAACTTCGACATTGGGCTTATCTTATGACAAGGATCCCTATCGCTTCCTACAGCTGGACAACAACAACTATTATTCCCGAGGAATTTTCCAATTGACCTACAAGTACGATGCCTTTCCAATTGGCTCAAAATCGCCCTTGTTGAATCAGTTCTAAGAAAATCACATATTCTTTTTGCAAGGGGGCATAATTCCCTACCTTAGTCGCCACAAATTTTCGGACAAAATCGGGGCTTTGGACTAAATTGTTTTTTTAAGTAGAAAAAAACTTCGAATGTTACAAGATTTGAAAACCAAACTCTAACTTTGCCTTGTTATACTAAAAGAGCGAACAAAAGCGAGCATACCAAAAATGGATCAATATTCTTTCGTGTCCAATGCAGACGTTTTAGCTATAGAATCACTCTATCAGCAATACAAAGAGAACCCACAATCTGTCGACGAAAGCTGGCAAAATTTCTTCAAGGGATTTGACTTTTCAGAGACTTGGAAAAGCAATGGGCATGCAGGACCTGCAAAAGCTACCGGCACCGATCAGGAGCACATCCGCAAGGAAATCGAGGTAGTACACCTCATTCGGGGTATTCGTGCAAGAGGCCATATGGCGGCCAAAATAGACCCTTTGTACGATTTCAGAAAAAAGGATGCCAACCTTACCTTGCAAGATTTCAATCTGAGCGAATCGGATCTTGACACTGTTTTCGAAGCAGGGCATGAGGTTTTCGGCCGACCAGCCACTTTACGTGAAATCGACGCCGCTTTGCGGAAGGTGTACATGGGCAATATCGGCTTCGAATACCAATACATCCGTGACCGACGCATCAAAAGCTGGTTCAGGAAAAAATTGGAAGGTGAATTCCTGAATTTCAAGCCTTCGATCGACCAGAAAAAACGCATTCTGAAGAAGCTCAATCAAGCAGTTGCTTTTGAAAGCTTTTTGCACACCAAATTCTTGGGAAAGAAACGCTTCTCGCTTGAAGGTGGAGAATCGGCAATTCCCGGTTTGGATGCCGCGATCACCAAAGGATCGGAGCTGGGCGTAGAAGAAGTGGTAATCGGAATGGCCCACCGTGGTCGATTGAACGTACTGACCAACATTCTTCAGAAACCTTACGAGCAAGTTTTTAACGAATTCGAAGAGAACGTAGAGCTTGAGCAATACCGCGACGGCGACGTGAAATACCATATGGGTTATACCTCTCAAATTTCTATGCCTTCTGGAAGCAGAGTGAGCATGAAATTGATGGCCAACCCTTCGCATTTGGAAGCTGTAGATCCTGTGGTTTTGGGTTATGCACGTGCCCGTGCCGATGCCCACTATGAAAGTGGCGGACGAAAAGTGAACAATTTCGACGACATCTACGACAAAATTCTCCCGATTGTCATTCACGGTGACTCCTCTTTGGCCGGACAAGGCATTGTGTACGAAGTGACGCAAATGTCGAATCTGCCGGGCTATTATGTGGGCGGTGCCCTGCATTTCATCATCAACAACCAAGTGGGTTTCACGACCGACAACGACGATGCCCGCTCGAGTTTGTATTCTTCTGATGTAGCCAAGATTTTGGATACGCCGATTTTCCACGTCAATGGCGACGATCCGGAAGCGGTGGTATACGCCATGCAATTGGCCATCGAATTCCGTCAAGAATTCAACAAAGATGTATTTGTAGACATGATCTGTTACCGTAAGCATGGGCACAACGAAGCCGACGAGCCGCGTTTCACCCAGCCTACGATGTACCAAATCATCAATAAGCATAAAAACGTTCGCGAAATTTACTTGCAAAAATTGCGTGAGCAAGGCGACGACAACCGCGAATTGGCCAAACAGTTGAAACTCGATTTCAACAGCAATTTGCAAGATTTGCTGGCCAAGGTAAAACAACGTCAGTTGCCATATGAAATGCCGAAACTGGAGCAAGCTTGGCGAGCTCTACGCACTTCGGGCAAAGAAGATTTCGAGCAATC
Encoded proteins:
- a CDS encoding PorP/SprF family type IX secretion system membrane protein, which gives rise to MKGLKFTLFVLFGVLGISPKLKAQQEVMYSQYMFNTLAVNPSYAGSRDVLSLTLLGRYQWIGVPGSPTTYSFTLDMPLRNEKMGLGLMAYSDAIGVARTTGLNVPYAYRMRVGQRTTLALGAQIGLDYISNNLSNVANIESSDPVFDGSNDINKIYPNAGLGFFLSNDKAYLGFSVPKIIQNKLGVYSNGTEEITQRQARHFYAMAGVVIGQGNVKIKPSTMFRWTKGTPLGFDLNVNVWLRDKIALGVSGRKSQATLSGQDVMDALVGMIELQLTPQIRVGYSYDYNMTSINGQYNANTNFVKKLTGTPTHEALLRYEFGYGKDKILTPRYF
- a CDS encoding OmpA family protein, with the translated sequence MRQLTRFFFFACFATMLIGKVNAQSAYLKLADKHFSDMAYAQAIGAYEAALEKKIGPKEAEYARVKLAESYQKVKDYQNAERVYRSLFASSTNLEAKLYLKYAQILASNGKYLESQEIYAQYNVLADQDPRGKAFSTLYNDISVLSRNAKCYNVNYLNLNTSASEFSPAYYRNGLVFVSNRSNAVGLKRVFSWNQTPFLDLFYLQDTGTLGDAQASLGGSSGSNDRSNRKKKGSRLGDDEYTAPTANDSRTIGTYGGTNINAGLGYADEPKTESQRFSGTINTKYHEGPSAFFKDGQKVIFTRNNFLNGRKGSDSQGINRLKLYEATAGQDGWGNIKELPFNNDEYSTGHPSLSPNEDLLFFVSDMPGGFGGTDLYVSKWENDTWSSPLNLGPNVNTAGNEMFPFIDENGNLYFSSEGWPGAGGLDIFYVTMDGEKPKGKPDNLGIPINSNKDDFGLITDGLREKGYFSSNRKRGGDDDDIYSFERHCALEMGCDLILAVYDEEVKMPLDNVTITYGDESGALKEVLTDEKGNVLIEDLAEGHEYTFQASREGYSTNTVSFITEDCGNEPSKIEIPLSVPKALAEGLNDPNGLNGNEYNSDLQCILTGHIFVQNTTQALENVKVTLQSLCDSTVQTAYTDATGLYQLLVQEGCDYTISASKGLYAAQTKLLNKVKCTEDGISENIYMFSSGDVVKIENIYFNYGKYSIRPDAQEGLDRLVNVLREYPEMKISLASHTDSRSSKDFNQKLSENRAKATAEYLYKRGVNRSRILSVKGYGESMILNGCVDGVKCSEAQHQANRRTEFKIEQMQ
- a CDS encoding type IX secretion system membrane protein PorP/SprF codes for the protein MRKTILFLLLPIAAWAQLSLSENYQFNALANNPAFAGERGNFGVTAMLGQQFNGTPTPFQVSQILSIEGKLNNESNALGFQGYRSAITGYVNNGLSFIYSHEWKTDSDVRLKFGLNAGFLVAPNYIGTTNIVNRFKPYFGPGFAAMFQSGFLGIGAPSLIGQADAYTQIDKNIKAMGGYRFGSDEGLALNISVLGSIATRPEDQSAIHTNFKAWLANKLGIGASFRFQNGLHKTIPTLELRVSETSTLGLSYDKDPYRFLQLDNNNYYSRGIFQLTYKYDAFPIGSKSPLLNQF
- a CDS encoding 2-oxoglutarate dehydrogenase E1 component; this encodes MDQYSFVSNADVLAIESLYQQYKENPQSVDESWQNFFKGFDFSETWKSNGHAGPAKATGTDQEHIRKEIEVVHLIRGIRARGHMAAKIDPLYDFRKKDANLTLQDFNLSESDLDTVFEAGHEVFGRPATLREIDAALRKVYMGNIGFEYQYIRDRRIKSWFRKKLEGEFLNFKPSIDQKKRILKKLNQAVAFESFLHTKFLGKKRFSLEGGESAIPGLDAAITKGSELGVEEVVIGMAHRGRLNVLTNILQKPYEQVFNEFEENVELEQYRDGDVKYHMGYTSQISMPSGSRVSMKLMANPSHLEAVDPVVLGYARARADAHYESGGRKVNNFDDIYDKILPIVIHGDSSLAGQGIVYEVTQMSNLPGYYVGGALHFIINNQVGFTTDNDDARSSLYSSDVAKILDTPIFHVNGDDPEAVVYAMQLAIEFRQEFNKDVFVDMICYRKHGHNEADEPRFTQPTMYQIINKHKNVREIYLQKLREQGDDNRELAKQLKLDFNSNLQDLLAKVKQRQLPYEMPKLEQAWRALRTSGKEDFEQSPETGISEANIQAIGHALSNVPEGFKVLKQIAKVLEERESIFKGEKEFNWAAAELMAFGSILNDGRWIRFSGQDVERGTFSHRHSVLHETDTNETYNNLEHIREGQGKFEIYNSFLSEYAVMGFEYGYAMANPDALVVWEAQFGDFANGAQIMIDQFVSAAESKWKTMNGLVLLLPHGYEGQGPEHSNARPERFLQLSAEYNMYVCACTTPANFFHMLRRQLALPFRKPCVHMSPKSMLRHPKAISTMNEFEPGTRFMETYGDTYVDDKKVKRVLLCSGKLYYDLLEKQQEENRKDVAIVRVEQLYPFPKKQVVEHINKYPKAETYWVQEEPRNMGAWSFILREFPEIGIEDVFARKESASPATGYTKYHLAEQQDIVNRAFDLNKK